In the Nothobranchius furzeri strain GRZ-AD chromosome 1, NfurGRZ-RIMD1, whole genome shotgun sequence genome, tatcatagaacagggtcagacAGTCAAATGTAAACATGTTTAAGTTACTGTTTTTAACCACATTCCCCAGCTTTAATAGAAATCAGGCTGACTGACATGTcacaaataactgaaaattaCAACTACAAAAATGTTACTGAAGTACTTACATTGAATTATTGGTTTGGTCCCTTAGAAAAGATGACTATTTTTGCCAAAAAAGTGAATAGATTAGGTTTATATAATGATTTTAAGACATCCAAAGCACCTCACACTTATCCTGGGGCaggctgacagaggcaaggctgcccttTTGCACCATCAGGCACTCTCAGCCACCATCAATATCCACACATGCAACatggggtcaagtgtcttgcccaatgacacaacagcaAAGAGACTAGGTTGGAGATGGGTTCAAACCTACTCACTGATCATTTTACCCAAAtaattagtgatgcaccaatatgaaattgtTGGGCCAATACCAGTAttgatatcactgttatggccaataaccaTTATTTGTCGATTCCAataaactgacattaatgcttctaaaatcagcagattttgtatagaatgcaaATGATTAGCTGAAGttatattatgtacacacaccacatacATTTCTGCTTCTgaaatgattacaatcactgtcactaaacaaacacacatcaccccctcaccctctgaaacagataagcaaatggaaacaagatggaacaaTTATCAGTTGCTAATATCCACCAATTTTTCGGACCAATACCGATGTTTAAAAAGTGACAAACATCATCAGATacagatatattgtgcatccataCAAATAATGGCCAAAAAGATGAAGCTAAAAATAAAATCATACACTTATGCACAAATtgatttttattaatgttttatttCTTTCATGTAATTTCTGGTAAGGTCATTTTCACATTGTTTTGCAAAGATAGATGAGTAAATATTTGATGAATCATATTTGGTGATTTAGCAAAAGATAGACCAGAACCCCAAGAGATTTGACAACCATGTTTGTAATGTTGATTTTAACAAACCAAAACAGTTCTTCAAAGCACACAAAAGATTGTTGAAATAAATTGAGAGAAATGAGAAACTTGTGTTTAAGTGAAATCCCCACTGTCGAAGAAAGGTTTTCATTGCTGCTACTGAAATATCTAAAGCAGTAATCACATACTTGCCTTTCTACAGTTACTAGAAAAACTGCAAGTTTGGTTTCAAATGTGTTTAATTGGACAAGGAATGCGTGAATGAACCCGGGACGGTGTAGACAGGGGGGAAAAAAAACAGATCACAGGCATGTCACATGTTCACTTTGTTCATACATTTTTCAGCAACAGTTGTTTTCTGACATTAATATAGTGCAACTGCACAACAGACACCATCAGGACACATTACTATGTTTTAATACAGCAGATTTAGACAGtatgctttgtttttattttatttttttgttagtttttttccctttttgcTACACACAAATAAGTCTGTACTTCATCTAAAACTTACGTGTCCAACAGACAGGTTTTCTTCACTTCAACACAAAGGAGAACGTCAGGTCATTTTCCATTTGTGGTTGGCAACTTCAGCAAGGTCGACAAGTGGTGAAGCAGGGCACTGCCAGGATCCATTTCCAACCATGGCCAGGTGCAGTGCACTCATCTGTACATCAGCCAGTCCAATCAGCTTCAttctgccactcacactttatatTTTCAATACACCAACTGCTTTAGAAGCAGTTCAGCCATACTGTAAACTGGAGCAGATGTTAAACATGTCTACTTCATCTTGATATGCATATTATAATCAGAGAGAGATAGCCAAAAACCTGAGAAAGTTATTGCAATTTGCAATATAAGACACTGACAACACAGTGCCCCCTCACCCAATCCGCTCATATCAACTCCTAAAGCTTCATTCGTTCACCGGCAGCTCAAACCTTTTCTTGTTCAGGTCAAACTAATATATAACAAACACTGAAAACAGACAGACAAAACTTGTGTTAGTGCTGACACCATCCATCTTTAGATGTACCTTATTTTTTCATCTCAATAATAAATAAAGGTTTTTCTGACGTTTGTAATCAATTATGATTTCATcatcttttaaataaaaaaagaggTTTTAAACGTAATTCCAAAAGGAAACTTAAACTTCAGGAGCACGACTCATGATGGCTTTTCTACATGGTGGTGCTGCTTCCTCAGGAATCCTTGGAgggagacatcaccttcagtgagGGCTTCTTAAATCTGCACATTATGAGTAATGCACAAGAACAACAACCCTCCCACCCACCCGCTCAAAACCCTTTGTCATAATTTTCTCACCCCAGCCTAAAACTTCTCAAGTCCCTCACTCCCTCTCTAAATTTCCAATTCCTTTTATAATTTGTTTAACCATCTCCCTCCTTCCTGTACCTTGGGCATTCCTCTAATTGCTTTTCTTGCTGACAGTCGTAGCAGATGACTTGGACTTGCCAACGTAGGCTTCAAAGAAAAACTGGACAAAGAGCACAAAGTAGCTGAGGTACATGAGGGAGGACCACACAATGTTCTCCATGTGGGATGGACACTCTTGGCCCTGCTGCATCCACGAGTACACCAGGTAGTTGACCACGCAGCCCATCAGCATCTGGGTGATCTGGGTCAGTGTAATGAACATGGCGAACTTGCGTGACACTTTGAAGCCGGCCGCCCGCAAGGCGTAGTATGAGTACATGACGGCATGGACCAAGTAGTTCATGGTCATGAACCACCCGCCTCCAGCCACCATGTCTTTGTACGAGTACCAGGAGTAGAGCAGCACAGTGATGTGGTGGTACCAGTGCAGGAAGATCAGCTTCTGTTTCCTCAAGACGATGAAGAGCGTGTCACCTGCATGTGGGAGAGCGGACGTAAACGGGACAAGAAAAGATTCTCAAATATGCAGATGATTCAAAACTATGATGACATTAGAAAAAATAATAAGTATTAGGCTTCTAATCTTTCTCTATTAAGAAAAtgtaaaagaacaaaataaagaaTTGCTATATTTAGATCCACAAATTGTTTATGTAATATTTAGTTTATGTTGTTTGTCTAAGTGTTGGTTTGTTAACACGATGAGAAAAAGAAGTaatggactgattagtatgaaCACTTCACCTTAAGTATGTCGTGAGTAAAATTAGAAGGGATTAACTTTTGCGGTCCAACATGATCCGGACCCAGATCTGGATTAAGGATTGGTCTAATTCAGCCAAAGTGGAATTATGTAGACTCAGAGAGTTCTTGTAAGGACATGTGCCATCCTAAACTTAATGCCTTTTGGGACCAATTTCTTGATTTTTACAAATGCTTGTAAGATTCATGATTACACCAAACAATCAGAGTTCATTACCCAGTTCAGGCGCTTTACTAAGAACAAAAGCATACGCCCAGAACTTGCTGACTGGCCCGTTGTAGAAGCTCTGGTCACAAACTGACTGTTTAAGTCCTTTGCTCATCAGGATGAAAGTCATGTAGCTCCCAGTACGAATGGCACCAAATATACTGAAAAGAAATACAATTAGAATGCCAACAGTATAAATATTATGTTATGATGTGCAGATTTTTTATATCGATAATACCAAATACAAATATAACTTCTGTAatgaagttaatttacatctaattaaggaccgtgagacattaagattgcatatcgagtatgaaatcaatcttacggaccacTGAGTTATTTcaccagaagactggaactttttattgtagggatttgtaacactttgtattaacagagactagagaagagagagagtcctttaaatgtttaagatgatttattactaaataatttaaacaatttaaacaactaactaactaatgatggatggatctgtttgaatgagatgtgagatggatggtgtgtgtgaatcgtattattatcagaactctcgtatccggagaagcaagtctgagtgaggGATGATGCTTTGCTTCTAATTACGATCAGAGTTTgaccggagtttcataaacacatgagacaccctaTTTGTCGCATCCACACATACCCTCAATGAGACCTCCTgtatagatccagaatgccaggtcctcggaccctcctttcggtactggagccagTGGTACAGCGTCAACAGtacgacaaactagtccttggactgtctccaggtaaaaagcgacaggtggttcagaacgtcaAAAGGGACCTTCCTTGGGTCAGtgcgttcagcttttattctgaaaggaaccgtttcttggttggtaaaatgcaacagatttttccagcttggtggctctcagcttaaaaagggaagtccggatggccggtccgatactccgcttagcatgcggtgaactccagtgagatcttgagaactgaactaagatggcgttggaactggttttattaatctggatgttttgaattctggtgGAATCaacgttggcagatttataaacgccacagagactatgccactcttcagactaggaaggttctgattggatcagtaacagcaatgtgtccTCGTTTGCATTACGtgtatcagtgtgtctagtgaactagattgaagtcatttacttattaaagcatattaatcataacattgttatttcacagatcggtcagcattgtattattgactaacacttgttttgattagctttattaaaaatatagttctttgatttaataaaagaaaagagtcctttgtcttcttcttctcttgctggaaagtaaacagttttagaagcaaatgcatgaccttgaggcagtctcatgcactcGAGCACTGTGTCAGAGGCAGAGAGAGGATTAAATAACcttggtggaatagctccttagTCACGTTACACTTCCTAGTGGTAACATTCCAAATTTAACACAAAAGACAGAAAATCAGCATTAATCACTCATTTAAAAAATTAGAGAACAATATACTGTACAAGTAAACCTCAAAGAAAAGGTTTAATAGGTAACTGATTATCACGACATAATCAGACAGACTACATCAGCTCCTCACATGACGTAAGTCAAGTTTAATTAACCTGATGGAACTGTTTTACCTGAATACAGCTAGTGTGAGAGACCATAGCACCAGTGGTTTCCTCAACTCAAACTTCTCCCTTTGTTTCATGACATGACGCCCCCCCAGAATACAGGCAGCATAGAGAGCAGAGTACAGGAAGGACTTCTTCCTGTAAAACACAAAAAGAAACAACACAAACTTTTATACAACATCTATATGGAAGCTGGAGACTTGTATTAATGCTACAATGGCAAgtttgcaaaacaagctagcttaaaatatTTATTATTGTGGAGACTTAAAAAAACTAaacgaaaataaataaataaataatctaaaGATCTCCGCCAATAACCAAAACCAGACCAAAAgaaaccattggaccatccggttgtcggtctcgccaAACCGCAGCACTTTCCTGGGTCCCCCATTCATTACGCAccctaaccattagcaactccaccacttgGCAGAGGTCCTGCAGGCTGTGTTATTttcggagataaaacattaatgttacaaAGAGAACAGAGTCAAAATGTCAGGAAATATgagtccaaatcctgtcatgttcATTgactttctccttcagctgactaTACTTCACGGAATGGGCACATCCGAGCTTTTTTCcctagagtacgacttacaaggaatttattcctactagagtccactgcaaatgtattgatattAAACGAGTGATGCACATCTTTAAAAAATGTGAGCTAAATAGGGCAGAGCATATTGTTATCAGTGAGTAATTTAGATTTGCAGAGGATGAGTCACCTTCCAGTTTAGTGCAGCTTTCCTGTTCCTTCATTTTCTTCACACTTTTCCAACTTTATGCTGCATCTGTTGTGTCTCAACACATTTGCACTTCTTTCTGCTTTCTACTGACAGCAACTTAAGAagtaaaaacaaagatgaaaatagATGTGGTCTAATAAATGATAAAAGACTGCCTGATTAAACATGACTTCCTCCATTTTCTCAGCTCAGCTCAACAACATTTTCCGTTTCCTGACTCATGGCATGAGAGGAACGTAGCATCTGCCAGCACAGTGAAATGACTGAGCACCAGCAGATGAACGAGTGGGAGAGAAACATTCTTTCAGATCAGAATAATGCC is a window encoding:
- the elovl6 gene encoding very long chain fatty acid elongase 6, which gives rise to MSVSVSLQEYEFERQFNEEEAIRWMQENWKKSFLYSALYAACILGGRHVMKQREKFELRKPLVLWSLTLAVFSIFGAIRTGSYMTFILMSKGLKQSVCDQSFYNGPVSKFWAYAFVLSKAPELGDTLFIVLRKQKLIFLHWYHHITVLLYSWYSYKDMVAGGGWFMTMNYLVHAVMYSYYALRAAGFKVSRKFAMFITLTQITQMLMGCVVNYLVYSWMQQGQECPSHMENIVWSSLMYLSYFVLFVQFFFEAYVGKSKSSATTVSKKSN